AAATAATAAAATCGGATAAATCTTTGACTCATCTTCATATTCAAAACACTGACAAATTGCTGGGAAGTTTTATCAATATTAAAGGAGCTAAAACCGGTTATATTAATGAAAGTGATTATTGTTTAGCCGCTTTAAGCCAAATAGACAATCATAATTTGGCAGTAATAATTTTGGGGGCAAAAACAAGTGAAAATAGATTTCAAGAAGCAAAAAGTTTAATTTTTTGGGCTAATCAACAATTGAACAAATAAACAAATAATTTTAAATATATATGAAACGTCCGATTGTCATCGCTAATTGGAAAATGCAACTGGGATTAAAGGAAGGAGAGTCCTTAATGGATGACATTTTGAATCGTCTTGGAAAAATAAAAACAATTGCGGAAAAAGTTGATATTATTTTTTGTCCGCCATTTTTTGCCTTGGAATCTATTTCAAAAAAATTAAAAGGCAGCTTCTCTTTGCTTAACAGAAAAAATCAAATGACTAATTTATTTTTGGGAGCACAGGATTGTTTTTGGGAGCATAAAGGAGCTTTTACCGGAGAAATTTCTCCTGATCAATTAAAAGAATTAGGTTGTCAATATGTTATTATCGGCCATTCGGAGCGCAGACAGAATTTGGGAGAAACCGATGAAATGGTTCATCACAAAATAAAAACAGTTTTGGAAAGCGAATTAACTCCGATTCTTTGTGTTGGCGAGACTTTTGAAGAACGTCAAAATGGAGCCAAAGATTACGTGATTATCAATCAAGTTACCAGAGCTCTAGAGGGAAATGTTTTAAAAGCGGATCAGGAAATAATTGTCGCTTACGAACCGATTTGGGTTATTGGCAGCGGCCAAGTCGTGACCCAAGAAGAAGCCCAATACACAAATCAAGTTATTCAACAAAGAATGATTGATTTTTATCCTTTACCGTTAATAAAAAATAACATTCGTTTACTTTACGGCGGCGGAATTGACTCAACAAATGTCGGTCAATTTATTGAGAAAGACATTATTG
The nucleotide sequence above comes from Patescibacteria group bacterium. Encoded proteins:
- the tpiA gene encoding triose-phosphate isomerase: MKRPIVIANWKMQLGLKEGESLMDDILNRLGKIKTIAEKVDIIFCPPFFALESISKKLKGSFSLLNRKNQMTNLFLGAQDCFWEHKGAFTGEISPDQLKELGCQYVIIGHSERRQNLGETDEMVHHKIKTVLESELTPILCVGETFEERQNGAKDYVIINQVTRALEGNVLKADQEIIVAYEPIWVIGSGQVVTQEEAQYTNQVIQQRMIDFYPLPLIKNNIRLLYGGGIDSTNVGQFIEKDIIDGILVGNTSLKAEEFVKMIEAIGLKTK